The genomic interval GCCGAACCGAAAGCCTTGTTGCGCCACGCCAGGGCAGTGTAGATGATGTactcgccgtcgccgcaaATGGCGGCAAAACGGCCGTTGGGTGAGTGAAGCAAAGCCTGAGGGTAGATTTCGGCGTTGCCTAGCTccttggtggagaaggtgatTGGCTCGTTATCCTTGGTCGCGTCGCCCGCCTTGATAACGGCGGAAACGACCTCGTTGTGTCTGGCCCAGATAATCTTTCCAGACCCATCCATGGACACCGCCGGTTCTTCCCTGCCAAGTTTAATCACCACGGATCCATCATCGAAACCAACCGCGATGCCCTGCTTGCCCTTCTGGTAGGCCACACACCAAGCTCTCTCAAGCCCATAGTTGAGGGTTTGCTCATGACGGTAGGTGTTGGCGTTCCATATCCTCACGGTGCCCTGCAAGTTGGTATCAGCATCTGATCAAGCGAGAGATCTCATCCAATAAACCTACATCTTCGGAACCAGAAATGATGATTGGAAGCTCGGGATGGTAGCACGCAAAAGAAACGTTATTTGTGTGGCCCTCAAGCGTCGCAATCAAACTCTTGGTGGTGTAATCCCACACTTTCACCGTGCGCTATAGCAGCTCGTCAGTAAGATTGTCCAGTACCCAAGGACATCCAAACCTACGTCATCTGAGGTGGTAAGAAGGTAGGGCTTGTCGCTGTGAGGGTAGTAGTCGACATGGTTGACACCCTTGGTCTCGTGGGCTTCAAGTTGGAAGTTTGGTGTGGAGGAACCCAAGCTCCAGATCTTGACCGTCCTGTCCAAGCAGGCCGAGGCGAAGGTGTTGGTGTCTTTCGggttgatggcgagggaCATGACATAGTCTGAAAGCACGTCAGTCATTCTGTCGGCTTCATAATTGGCTCCCAAAACCTACGCGAGTTGCCCTCGAACACCCTGACGTTtttccaccccttctcccagtcCCAGAGCTTGATTGTCATGTCATCACTGGCCGTGAGAACAAAGGGCTGTGTTGGGTGAACGGCGATCGCACGGATGTAGTCGGGATGCGCCTCAAAGGTTGTGATCTTCTCGCtggtgttgtagttgtaTACCCGAATTTGGCTGTCGTCCTCGGTCAGCTCTCTGCCCTACACCATACCACCCACGCAACCTCGGGTATGCCATACAAATCATCGGAACCACAGACAATCCAGTTCTTTCGCGCAACGAAGCGGCCAGCGCGCACTGGAACATCGGTAAGCTCGAAGGTCTTGACGACCTGTTGCGTCTCGTACGACCAAATGTAGACATGGCCGCTATAGAGGGTAGCTGTTCGAAATAGGGGTCAGTCTCGTGTCGTCTCGAGCGGAGGTCGCGCGAGGGCATACTCAAGATCCATGGCTCTGTCGGATGGAAGTCGATGCCTTTGACACGCTGTCGGCAAACTATGTCAGCAACATGGCGGTTGCGCGCCGGCCCCCCATGGCCAGGGCTGGAGGGAGATCACGAACCTCAGAGCGAGCAAAGAGTTGGCGCTGTATGTTTAGAGACATGTTAGCCGGTGTAATGAACGAGACACTCAACCACAAGTATGGCAAAAAAAAGTTGCCAAGGGATCAGAGGCTGGACGAGCATGAGAGCGTCGTGAGCAGCCGCCAGTCGTGGTGCAAGACAGCGGATTGTACGCAGGGGGACCTGGAGCTTGTGGCCAGATCATGGGTGACACAACCCGGCATTCAAGGGAGCGAAAGCAAATGTGCGACTTGCCTTGACGTCCAACCTCATGTTGGGCAATGTGTATTATCTCGAGTCTCGGTGTGGGATGTTTGAGAAAGGAGCGGCTCGAGAGCTCGGGGGAGCTTGTTCGGCGGGGTGGATCGGTTCACGCTGCTTGACCGCAAAAGGGGAATCTCGAAATCGTCACAAGGAGGCAGCAGTTCGTCAATTATACGTCAGGCGACGGCAGTCGTGTAAATAAATCTGGCTGGAAGATGGTCGGGCCAGATGTCACTGCCACAGAGTGTGGGAAGCCAACGATAAGGGGGGGAATGGATGCCGTCGTTGTTTAAGTTGCCGGCCACGTATCGAGAGGTTCTGGACGCAATTTCGCCGATGTGgtctcagcagcagctgcaagTGGGTGGGCTCCAATATTAGGTAAGGTTCAGGTTCGTGCTCCAGTCCATCTGGGGAACAGTTTGCAACCTAAAATTCCAGGCTAAAAGCGCACAGACCACGTTCGCTGTCAATGAAATGCCAAGGTCTCCAGCTGGCCTGAGTTCTTGACTGCAGCTGCTCCTCATCAAATTAACTTGGCAGTTCACGATAGCTTCAATTATGCCCAGCCGGCCATTTTCAATCGCCGCAATTTTTGGCCATGTAATCCAACGGGGGACACTGCGGATAGGTACGCTACACTACCGTGGTATGGACCATTTAACATTACATATCTAGCTAGCTCACAGAACGCGAAGACGCAAGACAGCAAGTGAACAAACAGCAAGTCAAGTACAAAACTAAGTCTTCGACATTTCTCCAAGATATGCTAGCTCTTACTTGTCTAGTAACCGAAACTCCCAATTAAAACACCAACCCGCTCTAAGAAGCATACTTTGTTATAACAcgtatcatcatcaaccaatGCCAGAAAAAATACCAAACGCCGTGTCCATGTGTCCCGGGATCGACTCCGCGATGTTCCCTTTCCGACGCTAAATGAACCCTTCGCTTTATCCCATCAAGGAGCCTTGACCATCAACGCCGTCAAATGACAAGAACGAACCGAAATTCAACACAGCACGACCTTACTCCTCATTCGAATCGGCCTGGACACGCTTGACAATGTCGACCACCTGAGGGTAGAGCTTTTCATTTGGCTGCAAACCGCAAACTTCCTGGACAACCTCTtcaggcttcttctcctccatgaTTTTGGCAAGCTCAAACGActcgtcgtcgccctcgACGTTCTGGAAGCGGAATGCCAtctcagcagcatcaagTAGGGCTGAGCAATCCTTGCCGTTTTCCGCGAGCTCGGCAGCGGGGCCGATGAACCGCTCTTTTCGGCTCAGCTTCCGGAGCGGGGCACGACCCACACGCTCAACCGCATCCTCCAAGTGGGGGTTGCTGATGCGCCTAACAATCTTGTCGACGTactgcttctgctcctcctcgtcgatgCCGTGCTTCTCGGTGATGAGGTCAGCCGTCTCCTTAAGAGCGTTCTTGACCTCGTCCCGGATGTCCTTGTCTTGTAGGGCGTCGTACACGGTGCTCTTGCGGCGAGTGTAGCCGTAGTAGGCAGCAGTGGCGTGGCCAGTGTTGACAGTGTACAGCTTGCGCTCAATGAAGGGCTGGAGGTTGTCGACCCACTTGATGCCCTTGATGTCTGGGACGGCCCATTCCTTGAACGGGGTCTTCTCGACAACCCACTCATAGAACTTCTCAAGCTTCACATCGAGGCCGGCATCGGGGTCTTGGGCCGGGACGATGCGGTCAATGGCCGAGTTGGCAAAGGTCGCACGCTTGTCGTAATCCTCGAGGAGAGCGGGGTTGGTGTTCTCGGGAGACTTGATGAACTCGGCAAGAGTGTCGGTGGCGCCGATGGCGTTCTCGCAGGCAATGACAGCGGCGGGAGTCAGATCCGTTGAGCGGGCGGCGAGACCCTTGGCAATTACTGGGGCGAGGAACTTGAGGATGTTAGGGCCGACGGAGCAGGTGACAACGTCGGCCGTCGCGATCTCCTCGACCAAAGCCGCCTCATTTGACCTCGAGTTGATGGCCCGGTagttggtgatggtcttCTCGGTGGTGCCCTCAGCGCCAACCTCGATCACCTTGTAGCTCTTGTGGGTGTTGAGCTTGCTGACGGTGGCATCGTTGACCTCGGCAAAGATGACTTCATACCCCGATTCGTGGAGGAAGCAAGCAACAAAGCCACGGCCTACACCAGCAACGTTAGCAACCGGTCTATGACGGCGGCACCGTTGAACACGGGAAGGCCACGGAAAGGCCACGGGATAGACACTGGACCGGTTCGGGATCGGGAATAGGGAGGGGACGCCACTTACCAATGTTTCCGGCGCCAAAGTGGACAGCCTTCTTGGGGGTATTTCTCTCCATGTTTACGGATATGTGTATGTATGTGGTGAAAAAGTAGTACGAGTGAgtggagagggaagagtGATCAGGGCAGCGGGGATGCAAAGATCAACAAGGTTTAGATCAAAGGTGGAAATAAAAAGTTGGATGATACGGCGAGGTGATGTCAAGTTTAAagggttgaagttgaagtGTCGGAGACTTTATGTTGTGGAGAGAGGATCTGcagatgatgtcgatggATTGCTGGATGCtatggggaagatggggagggacGGTTTGGCACAACGAGGAAAGGCCATTTGCTTTATACTATCGTGAGATAGAAAGCGTCGGTGGGCTTTTGTGGACCTGAAGCTTGTGGTTTCCCTTTGGGGCCCCAGGGCCCATGGGCCTTGGATCCGTCAACCTACCTCTTCAGAGAGTGCTGGTGAAGGAACAAGGGCATCATTGATCGGTGGGTCCACAGTGACGGCTGTGTGGCTTGCGGTCGCTAAACGGAAGGACGGAGAGGGCAGGGTGCAGCCCGGGTGGCAGGCCTGCAGCTCCCCACCGTCCCAAAACAAGGTGCCCCCACTCTGCCTGTGACGAGGGGCGGCGGTGCACCACGTTCAATTCCCGCTCTTCCGTTTTGCCCGCCACGACCAAAACGCTGCTTCATCAAAAAATAAAGTAGGTAAGCATTCTTGCATGCTGTGACCAGCAGGCGACCCATctgctttgctttgctttAATTATCTACCTACTGCGGTTGAAAACATCCATAGCAGAAAGGCGAAACTAACAGCAGCTCTACGCTTAATCCCACTCACTGGTCACCATGGCCCACGAAAGACGTAAAGAGACTTCGGGGCCAGGGAAGCGCCAGCTCGATGACGAACATCACTACTATTGAGCTCGATGTCAAATCTTAGCTAGGTCGGGTATCTTGAGCAGAATCTCGGTGTCCCAAACACCGCCGCAGCTCCCGAGACATGGCGCCTCCCCAACATGCAACGCATGCGAGCACCACGCAGGTAATCTGCATCTATGATAATACTCATACTAACAGTCCGACCATTTCTTGCTTCCGGCTCTCTACCTGTCATCCTTCGGCGCCGGTCacggaggaggttgtcgtcaCACCTCCTGCTGTGTTACCTGAGATTCCCGTCCGGTGTGTTTACACCAGGTTTGTTGTCGACCGTCACGGTGTTGAGATCTAAGCTCTACCTCAGCACCCTGCCCACACAATAATTAACACAGCAAAAGTAAGCTGACCCATGTGATGTTATAAACTATGCCTCGAAAGTAAATCAAAAGGCATTTGAAATATTTATTAAGGCCTCTTCATTATCCTGAAAGGCGTATTAACAGGCCAATGGCTATTCTTTAAGGTGCAGCTCGCAATATAATATGAGCTAACCTATTCTCATGTCTCAATTTTTGTGGGCGGGGTCCTCAGCCGGAAGCCATTTTCACTGCTGCCAGGGCAAAAGGGTCCTGGCCTGCTGTGTAATCAGGATTCTCGATGAGGGGTAACATCCAGggtccatcaaccaccctgCTCCTGTGCTGAACACCAAGCGCCGAGAGCTGCAAAAGCCGTTGTCGATCTCGCTCCATAACTGGTCCGGGCCTTCAGGGCTGCTGTAAGCGGCCCTTTGGGGAAACGAACACTTGCAGTCCCGGGTGGTGCCACGATGAAATCGCTCGTTTAATTGTTTCGGATGGCAGTACTTGAGGCTCAATGTGTGCTATTCTCCGATTACAAGGGTTCAGTTCAACCGTTGGAAGAAGTCTCTTGCAGAACTCGACCTCGACATCATTCCTTCACCTCTAAATGGCGATTCGCTATGATGCCACGATGCTGACCAGACTTTCGTCATGTTGTATTGTAACTTCGTCCCCTTCtgccttctctttctcctggTTTGATGTCGATCGTGGGACCGAAATCAGCGCGGTGACGTCGAAGCGCCCACAGCGATTGTTGATCTCTCTACAGTGTGAGTCTACGCACGCTGATAATGATGATGCGAGGCCTGCATCCGACGCCACTGCCCAGAGCCCAATTCTTCGAATGGAACGGTGAA from Podospora pseudoanserina strain CBS 124.78 chromosome 6, whole genome shotgun sequence carries:
- a CDS encoding hypothetical protein (COG:E; EggNog:ENOG503P018; antiSMASH:Cluster_5), whose protein sequence is MERNTPKKAVHFGAGNIGRGFVACFLHESGYEVIFAEVNDATVSKLNTHKSYKVIEVGAEGTTEKTITNYRAINSRSNEAALVEEIATADVVTCSVGPNILKFLAPVIAKGLAARSTDLTPAAVIACENAIGATDTLAEFIKSPENTNPALLEDYDKRATFANSAIDRIVPAQDPDAGLDVKLEKFYEWVVEKTPFKEWAVPDIKGIKWVDNLQPFIERKLYTVNTGHATAAYYGYTRRKSTVYDALQDKDIRDEVKNALKETADLITEKHGIDEEEQKQYVDKIVRRISNPHLEDAVERVGRAPLRKLSRKERFIGPAAELAENGKDCSALLDAAEMAFRFQNVEGDDESFELAKIMEEKKPEEVVQEVCGLQPNEKLYPQVVDIVKRVQADSNEE